The following are from one region of the Lytechinus variegatus isolate NC3 chromosome 4, Lvar_3.0, whole genome shotgun sequence genome:
- the LOC121413737 gene encoding octopamine receptor-like: MASMTTEYYLELDTLEDDVPYNSSDYVTGMVTPLYISLIFVIHTPLWILTVFGNSLVVLAVFRERNLRQPTYALIAALAVTDLIFPLFGYPPSIYAVIVENRYTCSIGTRKYFFLLTYTCAAASFFHIIAITFERYIGVLKPLRYHDIVTMKRIVFLEVFIWLMSLLIGASAVLKPTGTDTMRPVCKQAGSSPTFSFVSFILLTLGFLVITLIYLHIYRIARGHWQDMEAEREKSFALGNKKPLRSESQSSNDARQFKATKTIGIIIVLFVICWLPTATRYFFEGIGVSVLINWTTWIVVKRSSETFWLLNGAINPLVYARRNLRFRNAFKDIIKCLVKRYTCSKESKSRECYMYSSKTRPSLSSNITLA; encoded by the coding sequence ATGGCTTCTATGACGACCGAATACTATCTGGAACTGGACACGCTGGAAGATGATGTTCCATACAATTCATCGGACTACGTTACCGGGATGGTCACACCCTTATACATCAGTCTCATCTTCGTTATCCATACTCCGCTGTGGATACTCACAGTCTTCGGCAACTCCCTGGTCGTGCTCGCCGTTTTCCGCGAGCGCAACCTTCGACAACCGACCTACGCCCTGATCGCCGCTCTTGCCGTCACGGACTTAATCTTTCCCCTTTTCGGTTACCCGCCGTCGATATACGCCGTGATCGTAGAGAATCGGTACACATGTTCGATCGGGACTCGGAAGTATTTCTTTCTGTTGACATACACCTGTGCAGCGGCTTCCTTCTTTCACATCATAGCAATCACTTTCGAACGGTATATCGGTGTGTTGAAGCCGTTGCGATACCATGATATCGTTACCATGAAACGCATCGTTTTCCTTGAGGTGTTCATATGGTTGATGAGTCTCCTGATCGGTGCGAGTGCCGTCTTGAAACCAACTGGCACAGATACCATGCGGCCCGTCTGCAAGCAAGCAGGTTCATCGCCCACCTTTTCGTTCGTTTCATTCATCCTATTGACGCTGGGGTTCCTCGTCATCACTCTCATATACCTACACATCTACCGGATCGCGAGGGGCCACTGGCAAGATATGGAGGCGGAACGAGAAAAATCCTTTGCCCTGGGAAATAAAAAACCTCTAAGATCCGAAAGCCAGAGCAGCAACGACGCCAGACAGTTCAAAGCCACAAAGACAATCGGCATCATCATTGTTCTCTTTGTCATATGTTGGTTGCCGACGGCCACAAGGTACTTCTTCGAAGGAATAGGAGTATCCGTCCTGATCAATTGGACAACGTGGATTGTTGTCAAGCGAAGCTCGGAGACATTCTGGCTATTGAACGGGGCCATCAACCCGCTTGTCTATGCCAGGAGGAACTTGCGGTTTAGGAATGCTTTCAAAGACATCATCAAGTGTTTAGTAAAGAGGTATACGTGCTCTAAAGAGTCGAAATCTAGGGAATGCTATATGTATTCCTCAAAGACTAGACCGTCCTTGTCGTCGAACATTACACTCGCATGA